Within the Drosophila albomicans strain 15112-1751.03 chromosome 4, ASM965048v2, whole genome shotgun sequence genome, the region aattgaacatttttataaaaagtataatGCATCGCTTTTAAACTCTATAAGGGTACATGAAAAAGCAGAATTGGAAAATTCAGAAAAGCTATTATATGTCGAAAGGAATGGAAACAATACAGAATCAACTGAATCTAAATTGTTATCTTCAAATTGGACAACAAATAGTCAGCATTTTATAAACGATTCCAATTTATTCAGACCCATCACAAATTTGACAACAGATGAAATGCAAAGTGACGATCCCAAACAGTTTGATGACTATAgatataaacatattattgATCTTAATAAGGAAAAAGAAGCGAGCGTGATTGAAAATGATAATGGCGAATATGAGAGTATTTTATCACATACAAAcagcatatatgtatttccaGAACGTAAGTATACTTACGTATGTACGTATGTTGACCTTGACCTACTACATATGGCAAAAACGGCATTCAAAGGCAATACAAGCTACTGAATTGCGGGAGCTACctattgttgatttttgcgttggttcaaatttcatttactcATAAGTTTCCTAAgcaatataaaacaagtaagaaagctaaagtcgagagtactcgactgtgagatacccgctacccattttgaataaaagatatattttgcggtatttatctcaaaatataccgaatatactgcaaaaatgctaaaaatgtaacaaatggtatatttggtatatcgatataataccgcattcaaaatataccgtagacggcacaatataccagattgtcaaccaaagcaactaagacccctaagtagccgtttttgcccatacaaaagtttttcttaataacttcgacaatttttatatgatcgcaaccaaattttcaggaatcataactactatagtaattttaccaaaatttgcaactaactttaaaattacgcatgttattcgatttttgatttgcgggggcggaagggggcgtgacaaaaatttgaaacaaacttgatctgcgtggaaacataaatgctgtcgaaataaaattatatctcttatagtctctgagatccagtgtttcatacggacggacgaacagacggacatggctagatcgtctcggctgttgacgctgatcaagaatatatatactttatatagtCGGAGATatctccttctacctgttacatacatttcctgccggcacaaagttataatacccttctaccctatgggtagcgggtataagcAAGTAAGAACGTAGCAGTCGAGTACGCTctactgtgagatatccgctaccaatttaataaaaacaaaatacaatttacaatttacaaaaatgaaaaaattttataaatcgaTGATATAATACCAGAATATACGAAATTGTCTATCAAATTGAAACCCGGTTTTAGCCAAGGGAAACTATAATATTCAAGACTGAATTTAATATgtaacaaaaatcaaaatttacctttaaaattacgcttccTCTTCGATTATGcttaatgttaaaaaaaagttaaatgaaaataaaaatattctagaTTTCAGCCTATAAGCTTTAGGTAAAATGATAAGCTTCTCCATTCTTAACAAGTAGGCTATCTACACTGACGAGCAAAACTGTAACACGAGTTCATTGTTGCAACTTCAAAtctgtaactttttttctaatgcacgcattttaaaaatcttagtcTTGTTTTATTGGTCATatcatttactattattaagcaaaattgAAAGCCATTGTTTATGAGTTAAACAAAATGACACGCCAACtgtaaaaaaaagtcaaatgttaCAGTTTTGCACTCACAATGGCAAAGCTTTGGTTTTTAGCTCCAAAGCTAAGTTAACCGctaatgtttatttgtttacattttactcGCTgagttttgatattttaaagccTAAtggtaattgaatttgtaatggctagtgaaaaaaaataagatcATTCTTGATTTACTAGAAGCTAGTGAATCTGTCCGAAAAGTGGCTAAAAAATTCGGTGTTAGCCATATGACGGTGCAGCGACTAAAAAAACACAGTCTAGGAaacagaaattttaatttatgaagttGGCCACCACAATCTCCCGATATAAATCCGATTGAAAACTTGTGGAGATACGTGAAATCGCAGCTGACGAAATATGCAGTTCCTCCAAGTGGAATGAAGGAGTTGTGGGAACGGACACAGGACGTATGGAATGCTATTCCCCCCCAAATGGTACAACGGTATACCCAAAATATGCCCGATCGCATAGAAGAGTTGGAAAAGTCCAAGGGGATGTGGactcattattaaaaaatcattaataaaaatatttcttaaaaaaaaaaccagagtGCAAAACCGtaacatttgactttttttacaGTTTGGCGTGTCATTTTCATTAACTGAAAACAAATGGCTTTcaattttgcttaataataGTGAATGATGTAACCAATAAAACAAgactaagatttttaaaatgcgtgcattaaacaaaaagttaCAGACCTTTGAAGTTGCAACAATGAACTCATGTTACAGTTTTGCTCGTCAgtgtattttcaataaaagcataaCATTGTGgtattactttaaaatatacaaaataaataattaccaaatgttatatttggtatattatactattacatacatatatcacaTCGAACAAGATATACCTGATTGTCAACCAAGGCAACTGCCGCATCCCGTTTATACCATATCAAGTTTTTGataaataactttaacaatttttatttggatACAAATAAACCAAATCAAAAATCATAAAGACTGAAGTTATTATTGTTCGTACCAAAAAGCATAACTCTATCTTTGCTTGATTCTATTTGATTTGTGGGGGCAGAGGTGGGCGAGAGAAATATCTGTATCATTGCCTTTTCGTCTATGGTGTTGGAGTTGGTCAAGAATATGTACACTTTATAATGTCGGAGATGCTTTCTTTTGCCTCTTACATGCATTTTCTATAAAATCTAAATTTTAATACGCCTTTCTGTACCGggtataacaagtaagaaagctacagtcgagcacactcgactgtgagatacccgcatttttaataagggcaaaatattgcggtatcattttcaaaatataccgaatatactgcaaaaatactaaaaatataccaaatgatatgtttggtatatcgatatagtacaccattcaaaatataccataaacggcacaatgtgccagattgtcggccaaagcaactcagaccctagtaagtaggcgtttttgaccatacaaaagtatttctttaataacttccacaatttttatctgatcgtaaccagaaaatttcagaaatcataactactatagtatttattgtatataccaaaactcgcaactctagctttaaaattacgcttgtcattccatttttttgatttgcggtggcggaagtgggcgtggcaaaaatttgaaacaaacttgatctgcgtgcaaacataacaaatgctgtcgaaaaaaaattatagctatctcttatagtctctgagatccagtgtttcatacggacagacagatagatagacagacacacagacggacatggctatatcgtctcggctgttgacgctgataaaaaaaatatatatttttttattaactcCTCCGaacttataaatttttatgagAATgcagtgcaaatatttattttatttcaatagtGGTATGGGATATCTAACAGTAGAGTTGCCTTATCTGTAAGTTTCttacatgtacatacatatttcctATTAATACGTTTTAATGTTCatgtttttattactttatttatttggctaAGAATCCCATACACGACATAACCGAAAAGCCGACGTACTCCGGTTTAAATTTGATAGCTATACGGAAGTATCGTAtgtgaaattgcatttatatcTGCGTGGATTGGACTGGATAAAGGCGAATATACCGAACATTATCGATGGATTTGACGATAACTTTGAAGATAACGAAATTGTTGTGGATGTACATCGTGCCATACGCCATGTGAATAGCACACATAAAGTGAAAATGTTTGAGTTTCGTCACAAAATTCCAGTCGGATTTGGTCAATGGATCAGTGTTGACCTAAAACCCTTGTTCATAACAGGAGAGGATACAATGTTTAATCCTACCAGGACGAATAAAACTCAAGAAATCGTCATCAAAGGCGTTGAGCCATGGATGAAACCCTTAGTCGTCACTACGGATAACACTTCAAAAAATCCGTTGGTATACGCgcatacataataatatttagtagTAACATTTACGaagtttgattttatttttgtagacTGTCCACATTGAAATTGGTTCACAGAAAAAGCACCGCCGAAAAAGAAGCGTTTTTATGGACTGCACTGAAAGTGATCACGATATGCGGTGTTGTCGTTATCCACTCAAAGTGAATTTCACGAGTTTCGGTTGGCACTTTGTGGTGGCACCCACATCTTTTGATGCATATTTTTGTAGCGGTGACTGTCGTGTGGGTTATTTGGAGCAATATCCACATACACATTTAGCAGCGCTAACGACATCGGCTACGCCATGTTGCTCTCCGACGAAAATGAGTTCGTTGAGcttgttatattttgatgACAACCATAATCTGGTGTTGAgtgttataccaaatatgtccGTCGAGGGATGCAGCTGCTCGTAGCCGATTGGGATAAACGGAACCTAGTAAAcaactttttataaaaaaaacttagaaaataaacaaagaatgTATAAACTATCCATTCATTGTAGATGCATAagcaatatacatatttgggtttatttttaaaggaaTCTCACTAACATTAGTTGtgaaacatatgtacatacatacatacatatataacaagattttattgtataaagtttataccaaattgaaatgcttCTAACAGCTGTTTAGGTgtaacaaaaaacattttcaaacaaGAATATCACCGGAAATATGAATAAGTCAACCGaatataagtaatttaaaaagtaatgcGGCAATGgtgaaataaaaagtatatgtatgttcatatatatatgtatgtacatatactttttattacGGAACTAGTTTAAAAACAATGCTATTGAAAAAATTTCgctaatttattttgctccTTACAATTTTAGAAAAGATACAGCAACtacagtagaatccggttataacgACTCCGCTTATAGTGTCCGTCCGGTTATTGCGACGAAAAGTCGATAGCTTGGTTGGTCCCCATACAAACTTACATATATGAAAGAGCCGCCTCCGCTTAGTACGTCTCCGCTTTTAGCGACAAACCGCTTATACCGACGTAATTTTTCGCAATTCAACCGGATAttgcgacgaaaaaaaaaatacagcggaataatgccaacaaatttaaGTATCAAACGACGCTGTAATAAATGTATGCATTTATCAGTGAATGGCACTCTTGCTTGTGTGCGTAGGAGCGACACAAAGGTTCTAACATTCTCACTACTCTCTGTTAGTTTTAGCTGACGCCTTAGCTTATGCTAGGAACATGCAGGTATACGATTTATTATGGAAAAACCATgctattaaattgaatttataaattttttgttttgtttaaaaattaatttgttttattttaaaaatctattacgaacatggcaaccataaaaaaaacaacaaaaattagttttgctcATTTCGGTTAGTGCGTCTTCCGGGTATAACGACGTAAAATCGTCGGTCCCTTGAAAGTCGCTACAACCGGAATCtactgtatatgtatatttcaaataaatatagtagGCAGGTCGAGTAGCACATGCCATCAGCTGTAGTCTTTCATgcacaataataaaagtaataccGTATTTATCTAACATTCTattcgtttgttttttaatattcatcgAAAAAAACTCCATATTAATAGTAATCATTTTGAtgctttaaattgaatttaattacaattattaaattaaaaaataaaaggaaatgGACCGaaacagaaaatatttatagaatatagacaaaatattaaaattgaccTATTATATGTACAGCAATCTGATCGTTTCAGTACGAGTTGCCTAATATGATGCCAGTTGGGAGTACATCgttttaatgaatataataattttataaaatttataaacaaatactatttttattacttatacatatttttttaattgatgttCTCATGTTTGATTGACATGATTCTATTACTAATAaccatataatacatacatagatactcCAAGTTTTAAAGCAAAAGCCGAATGTTGTGATTAGAACCCCAGAGCCTTTTCGGCTCATTTCGACACAACGTACATTTCACACTCAGTTCACTAGCAGTGCACGGGCGTATTTCGTTGCGCTGTgcgatttacatttttgtatttctttgcTATCTTACTGACAGAAATAATATCCAATTGCGCTTTGATTTTTGATTcaaattttgtacatttaaatattaaaatgaagggtaagtaatttttgcaaacattttgccaattaaaaaaaattttgaatttttaaaaattaatttatttatttgctacaTTCTTCAGATAACATTTTTTCTTCGTAGGTTTGACGAAGTTTGCTTCGCTGGACAACTATTTGAGTGATGCCACTTTAGTGAAAGTACTTGCatcataaaaatgcataatttaagcGGATGCGTCTGGTGTAAGTTATAAAGATTCGGCGCGACTTATATGATTCTTTCTGTGGTTCGTTCAGTTTAAGCAGGTTATTAAACTGAAATTTGACATCTATGATTATTTCAGAGATTCGTTCAGTATACACAGGATAAGGATAATAAGCTGCTATTACCtaaatttaagtaattgaataaaatttattttcatgaaAGAAATTGCCATTCGTCCAAAAAATTACAAACgttttttctaataattttgCAACAAATTACATCCTCGTTTTTGAATTTAGAGACTTTATTATTGCCAAACTATAGactgaaattattttgaagtACAAAATTTATCGCAAAATACTGTACAACAGAAAATTGGCGACATTTTACATTATGCATGCTTTGGTCACACTAGATTATATAGTAAACGATGTCTGTACTTGTGTTGTTATGTGGGTGTGGATTTACATCACTGcatcgaaaataaaataatgtaatttgtTATCAAAATGTGCTCTAATAACTGTGTTAGCGTTGTTGATTTAGACTATGTTCTAATAAAGGTAAGTTTCAAGTACACTGATGACAATTACATGCAATTTATACAGACAATTCACTTGCATGTGCCCTTATGTATTAGTCGAAaagaatatacattttttattctcaagcaatatcgatatatttaatatatcgatatcCATAATTCCTTTACATGTAAATTTctgtaaaaattgtattaaccaaacaataacaaaatttgtttcagCTTAATGGTAGCGACATTTCATCGTTGTCGAGTTATGAGGTGGTTCAAATGTTCCTTCAATCTAAAGAAAATCTAGTAGTCGAATTGTCCCGAAAAACAAACCATTTACAATTTTCCGATGCAGAGCAAAATAAGTTTGatatttatacaaaacatgaaaatattcTACAATTACCAAAAGATACAAGAGATGGCTCACAACCCAACAcaaattccatttcatttcccCTGCCacagaaaaatgaaatcatattAACTTTACGTGCATTTAACAATGTCAATGTCGATGCCGAACCATTGTTAACAGATGTTGAACACGCCACCGTAGTATCAAAAGGAACTCAAACCACAACCGAAAATGGTTTTGACATTAAGCAAAATATCGATCACAACAAAGACATTGTGCAATCGATAGCTGATCATTTCATTGAGCAACAGCACCATCTATTCGAACAATGCTTGGAACCAGAAATTGACATTGAGGTgagtaatttttgttttacggttttacttttcgttttcgtttagggaccaaaaccgagattttcgtttttatgtGCTCCagttttcacaattttttggtttttggctaTCGCAACGTTACATTTCTTACTGCTAAAACAGCTGACTTGTGTTTTGGTTAGAAGTAAACAACGCGAAAAAATGGCATTTGGTATGTTCAATTTCATGCGTTGATACAGCTCATACAAAGATGATTTTATCTTGCATAGATAATTTATGCTTTCTcctgaaataaatatatttgcaataagTTGTTTCCCACAAAAAACGGGAACCGATTTCATTCCGGTGATCTCAAAAACttctttattcaattttagcATTTAAGTTTCCCCAACTCCAACAAAATGAATGCCATCCGCCtcaatatacaagtattttgaacttgctttttcattcCATCAAAAGTATGGTAGCTTTGGCGATAACTCATGGTATCGGATTTATCGGTCGCTCActaaaacgaaaattgtttttgctgacgccaaaattttatttccaaatttgaGGTGGGATCAGAAATTagtcgttttaaaaataattacatgcCTAATTAATCTTTTGGCGATTTTTAAAGTACGACAATAAACCAAGAGTCAACTACTTTTGCAAATAAGATCCGATTTGGTGTGGAAAAAggtatttacttttcatttcggcAAGACAAACTTAAACGTTTTGTAAATCGAAAGAATCTTTCGATAGCGAAAACGGGAGcatcaatttttttattggtattaaatttatcacaattattttgaaaagtttcttgtttgtttttaggAAATAACGCTTATTAATAAGGACTCGATTGGTGGCAATTTAGGATTAAGTGTTAGTTGTCCCAACGACTTCGAGGAAAGTATTAAGCCTGTGATACGCAACGACAACAGTAATAATACAGACTTGACAATATTAGATGAACATGATGCCTGTGAGGATGTCTTCATCAGTGATATTCAATCTGAAAGTATTGCTGATATTGATGGACGCTTAAGGCGTGGTGATCAAATTCTACGTATTAACGGTCTCgatataaaaactaaaaagcaCGCTGAATCGCAAATCTCAATGAACGGCAAGGCTGTTACGTTGCTTGTCAGTCGCATTTTGTATCCCGTAAGTGATATGAAAAGAACTTAATagttattttaagtttaattaaacatttaaaataatttcataaagaaAAGGCCGAAAATTCACTAAGAAAGGGCTCGTTAGTAGCGACAggaaagttttctttttctcaaaataaattgtattacttTTATAACCAATCTCCAAATTCGTTGTTTTTGCGAATTCGCCCATGGTCGGCTGTTATGTTCGAAATATGCAGCCGAGAGGATTAAGACTTTACATGTAGTCGGGTGTGGAAATTGGAACAAAAAGGTAGTGACATGCTCACCGCTCAACTGAAGAAAACTTCTTAATGTTTTACACACAAGTTCGGTTTACAAATGGCTACAGATCGTAAGCAGCTgatacaaaaatcaaaagtagCAAAAAGTCGAATGCGTTTGATTTTCGCGACTGT harbors:
- the LOC117573189 gene encoding uncharacterized protein LOC117573189; translated protein: MEYRAHNSSVNTMANIDVAFELTKDQRTRNDHFFEFSVDRIIIVEDSKSKFYLTNLFHNSFENLPLNNTYCYCPKTEQQLIKTRWRCRMLIARYMTLAIILMMFILASAQNENIETIVANSNVFNGSNWNSNKNQFHFDTDTQNDSDAFTNSNANNNQNHNSNNGKMTSGPGTQGVTVSRNTLINGDTILQRQLREKTKQDSLQSIKMHILMRLNLKKLPNITKPISVPQNIIEHFYKKYNASLLNSIRVHEKAELENSEKLLYVERNGNNTESTESKLLSSNWTTNSQHFINDSNLFRPITNLTTDEMQSDDPKQFDDYRYKHIIDLNKEKEASVIENDNGEYESILSHTNSIYVFPEQSHTRHNRKADVLRFKFDSYTEVSYVKLHLYLRGLDWIKANIPNIIDGFDDNFEDNEIVVDVHRAIRHVNSTHKVKMFEFRHKIPVGFGQWISVDLKPLFITGEDTMFNPTRTNKTQEIVIKGVEPWMKPLVVTTDNTSKNPLSTLKLVHRKSTAEKEAFLWTALKVITICGVVVIHSK